From Penicillium digitatum chromosome 5, complete sequence, one genomic window encodes:
- a CDS encoding Ketol-acid reductoisomerase, with protein MASRGLPRALRLARVAAPRSVITAALPRPAIAAAAALPRVSSVVTPVRGIKTIDFAGVKEDVYERADWPREKLQEYFKDDTLALIGYGSQGHGQGLNLRDQGLNVIVGVRKDGASWKEAIQDGWVPGKNLFDVTTAIQKGTIVMNLLSDAAQSETWPTIKPLLTKGKTLYFSHGFSPVFKELTKVDVPKDIDVILVAPKGSGRTVRTLFREGRGINSSIAVFQDVTGQAKERAIAMGVAVGSGYLYETTFEKEVYSDLYGERGCLMGGIHGMFLAQYEVLRERGHSPSEAFNETVEEATQSLYPLIGGNGMDWMYAACSTTARRGAIDWSSRFKDTLKPVFNDLYDSVHNGTETQRSLDYNSQPDYREKYEKEMQEIRDLEIWRAGKAVRSLRPENQK; from the coding sequence ATGGCTTCTCGTGGTCTTCCCCGTGCCCTCCGTCTTGCCCGTGTGGCCGCTCCTCGCTCGGTCATAACCGCAGCTCTCCCTCGCCCTGCTAtcgctgccgctgccgctCTCCCCCGAGTCTCCTCGGTCGTCACTCCCGTCCGTGGTATCAAGACCATTGACTTCGCCGGTGTCAAAGAGGATGTCTACGAGCGTGCCGATTGGCCCCGTGAGAAGCTCCAGGAGTACTTTAAGGATGACACTCTAGCCCTCATTGGTTACGGCTCCCAGGGTCACGGCCAGGGTCTGAACCTCCGTGACCAGGGTCTCAACGTTATCGTCGGTGTCCGCAAGGATGGTGCCTCCTGGAAGGAGGCCATTCAGGACGGCTGGGTCCCTGGCAAGAACCTGTTCGATGTCACCACCGCCATTCAGAAGGGTACCATTGTTATGAACCTGCTCTCCGATGCCGCCCAGTCCGAGACCTGGCCCACCATCAAGCCCCTCCTCACCAAGGGCAAGACTCTCTACTTCTCCCACGGTTTCTCCCCCGTATTCAAGGAACTCACCAAGGTCGATGTTCCCAAGGACATTGATGTCATCCTCGTTGCCCCTAAGGGTTCCGGCCGTACCGTCCGCACTCTCTTCCGTGAGGGCCGTGGTATCAACTCCTCCATCGCTGTCTTCCAGGACGTCACTGGTCAGGCCAAGGAGCGCGCCATCGCCATGGGTGTTGCCGTCGGCTCCGGCTACCTTTATGAGACCACCTTCGAAAAGGAGGTCTACTCTGACCTCTACGGCGAGCGTGGCTGCCTGATGGGCGGTATTCACGGCATGTTCCTCGCCCAGTACGAGGTCCTCCGTGAGCGAGGCCACAGCCCCTCCGAGGCCTTCAACGAGACCGTTGAGGAGGCCACCCAGTCCCTGTACCCTCTGATCGGTGGTAACGGTATGGACTGGATGTACGCTGCCTGCTCCACCACTGCCCGTCGCGGTGCCATTGACTGGTCCAGCCGCTTCAAGGATACCCTGAAGCCCGTCTTCAACGACCTTTACGACAGCGTCCACAACGGCACTGAGACCCAGCGCTCCCTCGACTACAACTCGCAGCCCGACTACCGTGAGAAGTACGAGAAGGAGATGCAAGAGATCCGCGATCTTGAGATCTGGCGCGCCGGAAAGGCCGTCCGCTCCCTCCGCCCCGAGAACCAGAAATAA
- a CDS encoding Pyridoxal-phosphate dependent enzyme, putative has protein sequence MTSPAVVPQSLTPAAIQAAHELIQPHVHRTPLLTCQTLDTIASTPQSTEALVGTPFESQIPARPQFRFFFKCENFQRIGAFKARGAFHALLRLLEERGEEVKQRGVVTHSSGNHAQALALAASTLGIPAYVVMPRISTPSKIAGTQSHGAEVIFSGSTSVEREAVVAEIQARTNAILVPPYDDFNVICGQGTTGLELEAQHAEQAGSRSLDAVITPIGGGGLNSGVATWFSDKQTRVFGAEPSFEGADDCRRGLQAGKRVEAVGTLTIADGLRTPVGLLNWEVISNQKKVEGVFAVTEEQIKSAMRLVIERMKVVVEPSAVVGLAVCLFDENFRRRVEQEGGKDGWDVGVVFSGGNTTVEAIANLFT, from the exons ATGACTTCGCCCGCTGTTGTACCTCAATCGCTCACCCCCGCCGCAATTCAAGCGGCACACGAACTCATCCAGCCCCATGTGCACCGTACGCCGCTGTTGACATGCCAAACGCTCGATACCATCGCCTCAACACCACAATCCACTGAAGCCTTGGTCGGAACGCCATTTGAAAGCCAAATTCCCGCTCGTCCACAATTTCGATTCTTCTTTAAGTGTGAGAACTTTCAACGAATCGGTGCCTTCAAAGCACGGGGTGCATTCCACGCATTGCTGCGCCTGTTGGAGGAGCGCGGGGAGGAAGTCAAACAGCGCGGGGTGGTTACACATAGCTCTG GAAATCATGCACAAGCCCTCGCCCTCGCTGCCTCGACTCTAGGAATTCCTGCCTATGTTGTAATGCCCCGCATCAGCACGCCATCGAAGATTGCGGGTACGCAGTCCCATGGGGCGGAGGTCATTTTTAGCGGCTCAACAAGTGTAGAACGTGAAGCTGTGGTGGCAGAGATACAGGCCAGAACAAACGCCATTCTCGTGCCACCATATGATGACTTCAACGTCATTTGTGGGCAGGGTACAACGGGTTTAGAGCTGGAGGCACAGCATGCCGAACAAGCTGGGTCCcgatctctggatgcggTTATCACTCCTATTGGTGGAGGTGGTCTCAACTCTGGCGTGGCGACGTGGTTCTCGGATAAGCAGACACGCGTGTTCGGTGCCGAGCCCAGCTTTGAAGGTGCAGATGATTGTCGACGCGGGTTGCAAGCCGGAAAGCGAGTGGAAGCCGTCGGCACCCTCACTATCGCAGATGGGCTACGCACTCCCGTGGGACTACTCAATTGGGAGGTCATCTCCAATCAGAAGAAGGTGGAAGGCGTGTTCGCGGTCACCGAAGAGCAGATTAAGTCAGCCATGCGGTTGGTTATAGAGCGCATGAAGGTTGTTGTTGAGCCGAGTGCAGTGGTTGGACTGGCCGTGTGTCTCTTTGATGAGAACTTCAGGCGACGAGTCGAACAAGAGGGTGGCAAGGATGGATGGGATGTTGGCGTTGTATTCAGCGGCGGCAATACAACCGTTGAGGCAATTGCCAATCTGTTTACTTGA